In a genomic window of Methanosarcina horonobensis HB-1 = JCM 15518:
- a CDS encoding CatA-like O-acetyltransferase, producing MGNKYQIIDFEIWKRKEYCQIYRSAVQPQYCVSFELDVTNFKKHVKENNWPFTMAFIFAVTKCANEVEEFRYRFLDGEVVLYESIDTSFTYLDKETELFKVVNVPMQDTIEKFVQLATLTAENQKEHFTGPVENDVYQFSALPWMTFTHISHTDFGNREKAQPIFDWGKYHENEGRLMMPFAVQVHHAFVDGIHIGKLADKLQRYLDEV from the coding sequence TTGGGAAACAAGTACCAGATAATAGATTTTGAAATATGGAAGAGAAAAGAGTATTGTCAAATATACAGGAGTGCGGTGCAGCCTCAATATTGTGTGAGTTTTGAACTTGATGTGACGAATTTTAAAAAGCACGTTAAAGAGAATAACTGGCCGTTTACGATGGCGTTTATATTTGCTGTTACGAAATGCGCAAATGAAGTCGAAGAGTTTCGGTATCGTTTTCTTGATGGTGAAGTTGTGTTATATGAGTCCATTGATACCTCATTTACATATCTGGATAAAGAAACGGAATTATTTAAGGTAGTAAATGTACCCATGCAGGATACGATTGAGAAGTTTGTACAACTGGCAACCTTAACAGCGGAAAATCAAAAAGAACATTTTACAGGCCCTGTAGAAAACGATGTATATCAATTCTCTGCCCTGCCATGGATGACATTTACGCATATTTCGCATACGGATTTCGGAAACAGGGAAAAAGCTCAACCCATATTTGATTGGGGAAAATATCATGAAAATGAAGGCAGATTGATGATGCCGTTTGCAGTCCAGGTTCATCATGCATTTGTTGATGGTATTCATATTGGCAAACTTGCGGATAAGTTGCAGAGATACCTGGATGAAGTGTAG
- a CDS encoding GNAT family N-acetyltransferase, with the protein MNISIRLEEEKDFKIVEYMTREAFWDLYKPGCDEHLVVHKIRKVPAFVKELDFVACDKDTIVGNIIYSRAKVLNEENKEFEVLCMGPLTVLPSYQKQGIGSLLMNHSIERARQLGYKGIIIFGNSDYYHRFGFVNAKEYDIRTSWGDNFDAFMALELYDGSLRGISGKFYEDEVFRIENEELEDFEKQFPYKEKHVTDTQLKL; encoded by the coding sequence ATGAACATTTCTATCAGATTGGAAGAAGAAAAGGACTTCAAAATTGTAGAATACATGACAAGAGAAGCATTCTGGGATTTATACAAACCGGGATGTGATGAACATCTTGTAGTGCATAAAATAAGAAAAGTACCTGCATTTGTAAAAGAACTGGATTTTGTTGCATGTGATAAGGATACAATCGTCGGCAATATTATTTATTCAAGAGCTAAGGTCCTGAATGAGGAAAATAAAGAATTCGAAGTTTTATGTATGGGCCCATTAACAGTATTGCCATCATATCAAAAGCAGGGGATCGGTTCTTTATTAATGAATCATTCTATCGAAAGGGCAAGGCAGCTTGGATATAAGGGTATAATTATTTTTGGAAATTCCGACTATTATCATCGTTTTGGTTTTGTCAATGCTAAAGAATATGATATCCGGACATCCTGGGGCGATAATTTTGATGCATTTATGGCATTAGAACTCTACGATGGTAGCTTGAGGGGCATTTCAGGAAAATTTTATGAGGACGAGGTTTTTAGAATAGAAAACGAAGAGCTGGAGGATTTTGAAAAGCAATTTCCCTACAAAGAGAAGCATGTTACGGACACTCAATTAAAACTATAA
- a CDS encoding alpha/beta fold hydrolase: MPGLKPGYSDYKLEVVFLKEVKKRSRNILLIILAFLICSTVILIALTYPNYHETMTEAEKQLIANSTILKTEYGDIEYTVEGEGKPVLLLHGAGGGYDQGLWVGKVFFGDDYKFISVSRYGYLRSSIPDNASIELQATAYKNLLDNLSIDKVIVVGASAGGPSATQFANDYPDRCSALILISAVSMGPAPGDQDPFYVSIIHIIQQSDYVYWLFTRFFQPAILNLMGIPTEVYETFNPEQKELAQEMLDIMHPMSQRYKGTVNDEKMIEFYTVPAGNLRAPTLIIHAKDDALVSYKHAENAHSKINQSQLVLYDTSGHGMLSQMNGTRVLVREFVTESAS, encoded by the coding sequence ATGCCTGGACTTAAGCCTGGGTATAGTGACTACAAATTAGAAGTGGTATTCTTGAAAGAAGTTAAAAAAAGAAGCAGGAATATTTTACTAATTATATTGGCATTTTTAATTTGTTCAACTGTTATTCTAATTGCTCTAACTTATCCGAATTACCACGAGACGATGACGGAAGCAGAAAAGCAATTGATTGCGAACAGTACTATTTTGAAAACAGAATATGGAGATATTGAGTATACTGTAGAGGGAGAAGGGAAGCCTGTCTTATTGCTACATGGCGCAGGAGGAGGTTATGATCAGGGACTCTGGGTGGGCAAAGTATTTTTCGGGGATGACTATAAATTTATCTCGGTTTCACGATATGGCTATCTTCGATCATCCATTCCGGATAATGCTTCAATTGAATTGCAAGCCACTGCTTATAAAAATCTTCTGGACAATTTAAGCATAGATAAAGTAATTGTTGTAGGAGCATCAGCTGGAGGTCCGTCAGCCACTCAGTTTGCAAACGACTATCCTGACAGATGCTCAGCATTAATATTGATTTCTGCTGTAAGTATGGGTCCGGCACCAGGCGACCAGGATCCTTTTTATGTTAGTATTATTCACATTATCCAGCAATCTGATTATGTATACTGGCTCTTCACAAGATTTTTTCAACCTGCAATTCTGAACCTGATGGGTATTCCAACAGAAGTATACGAAACATTTAATCCGGAACAGAAAGAACTGGCACAGGAAATGCTTGATATCATGCATCCGATGTCTCAAAGATATAAAGGCACCGTAAACGATGAAAAAATGATTGAATTTTATACCGTACCTGCAGGTAATCTTCGTGCACCAACATTAATTATCCACGCTAAAGATGATGCGCTGGTAAGTTACAAACATGCGGAAAATGCTCACAGTAAAATAAACCAATCGCAACTGGTATTATATGATACTAGTGGCCATGGAATGTTATCTCAAATGAACGGGACGAGGGTGCTTGTGAGAGAATTTGTAACCGAATCCGCCTCTTAA
- a CDS encoding pentapeptide repeat-containing protein, giving the protein MLESRIIAAQSDDSYIERMRFEGEMLSDVDIARIEFESIQFIQCQFSKCNFSKASFYNSVFDNCNFANCSFMESYWKGSKILTCKGDGSNFSKSHMKETSLADGSFRYADFSSSVLESCAIHDCNFTEAFLSEIRLKKPTLKAVNFTGADFFKTLLKGIDLSDCIIDGITVSDTRNELRGAIVNAGQAIELAAQTLGIKIV; this is encoded by the coding sequence ATGTTGGAAAGCAGAATTATTGCCGCACAATCTGATGACAGTTATATAGAAAGGATGCGCTTTGAAGGCGAGATGCTTTCGGACGTCGATATCGCAAGGATAGAATTTGAATCGATACAGTTTATACAATGCCAGTTCAGCAAATGTAATTTTTCAAAAGCCAGCTTTTACAATTCGGTGTTTGATAACTGCAATTTTGCAAATTGCAGTTTTATGGAAAGCTACTGGAAAGGCTCTAAAATATTAACGTGCAAAGGCGATGGCAGCAACTTCAGCAAGAGCCACATGAAAGAAACCTCTTTAGCTGACGGTTCCTTTCGATATGCAGATTTTTCAAGTTCTGTATTGGAGAGCTGCGCCATTCATGACTGCAATTTCACGGAAGCCTTCTTGTCCGAGATTCGATTAAAGAAGCCCACGCTGAAAGCGGTTAATTTCACAGGAGCGGATTTCTTTAAAACCTTACTCAAAGGCATCGACTTATCGGACTGTATAATTGACGGGATTACAGTATCCGATACACGCAATGAACTCAGAGGAGCTATAGTCAATGCCGGGCAAGCAATAGAACTTGCTGCGCAGACTCTGGGAATAAAAATTGTGTAA
- a CDS encoding CatA-like O-acetyltransferase, with product MAFIFAVTKCANKIEEFRYRFLDGEVVLYESIDTSFTYLDKEAELFKVVNVPMQDMLRSLYNWQP from the coding sequence ATGGCATTTATATTTGCTGTTACGAAATGCGCAAATAAAATCGAGGAATTTCGGTATCGTTTTCTTGATGGTGAAGTTGTGTTATACGAATCCATTGACACCTCATTTACATATCTGGATAAAGAAGCGGAATTATTTAAGGTAGTAAATGTACCCATGCAGGATATGTTGAGAAGTTTGTACAACTGGCAACCGTAA
- a CDS encoding DUF2683 family protein — MVQAIINIDERTNRVLNIIKAKYGLKDKSAAINKMAEEYEEEILEPELKPEYIEKLKKIEKQEAIEVGTVENLRKRYGL; from the coding sequence ATGGTTCAAGCGATAATAAACATTGATGAGCGAACTAATCGAGTTTTGAATATTATCAAGGCTAAATACGGTTTAAAAGACAAAAGTGCTGCTATTAATAAAATGGCTGAAGAGTATGAAGAAGAGATTTTAGAGCCAGAGTTAAAGCCTGAGTACATTGAAAAATTGAAGAAAATAGAAAAACAGGAAGCTATAGAAGTAGGCACAGTTGAAAACTTAAGAAAACGATATGGTCTTTGA
- a CDS encoding EFR1 family ferrodoxin (N-terminal region resembles flavodoxins. C-terminal ferrodoxin region binds two 4Fe-4S clusters.) produces MKMESVKLAYFSPTGTTKSVVQGVAHGINPGTAELIDITRPDTRKQPLQTSENELLVVGVPVYMGRVPALLSEWLNAIQAHNTPTVCVVVYGNRVYDDALLELKNIVMKCGCIPIACAAYIGEHSFSNSETPTAQGRPDEDDLHHAEVFGQKIREKLQSVSLISQVSDVHVPGTYPYGGVTKLWIVDFIAVSDECSQCGICAEVCPVGAVDAENSRLIDIEKCITCCACIKNCPQSARSMKPGLVKDASVRLHTLYSQRKEPEYFI; encoded by the coding sequence ATGAAAATGGAATCTGTGAAATTAGCTTATTTTTCACCTACCGGAACAACAAAATCAGTTGTTCAGGGCGTTGCGCATGGTATTAACCCAGGCACCGCGGAATTAATTGATATTACCAGACCGGATACAAGAAAACAACCATTGCAGACATCGGAAAATGAATTGCTTGTAGTTGGAGTTCCCGTTTATATGGGGAGAGTGCCGGCATTATTAAGTGAATGGCTGAATGCAATTCAAGCTCATAATACACCGACGGTCTGTGTTGTGGTTTATGGTAACCGTGTGTATGACGATGCGTTACTCGAACTAAAAAATATTGTAATGAAATGTGGGTGTATTCCCATTGCCTGTGCTGCATATATCGGGGAACACTCATTCTCAAACTCCGAGACACCAACAGCACAGGGACGGCCCGATGAAGACGATTTACACCATGCAGAAGTATTTGGACAGAAAATACGTGAAAAACTGCAATCTGTTTCATTAATCTCTCAGGTTTCTGATGTGCATGTGCCTGGCACTTATCCTTATGGAGGAGTTACAAAATTGTGGATTGTTGATTTTATCGCAGTCAGTGACGAGTGTTCACAGTGTGGAATCTGTGCAGAGGTGTGTCCTGTAGGTGCTGTTGATGCAGAAAATTCCCGTTTGATTGATATAGAAAAATGCATTACCTGCTGTGCGTGTATCAAAAACTGCCCGCAAAGTGCCAGATCGATGAAACCCGGGCTGGTTAAAGATGCATCAGTGCGTCTCCATACGCTCTATAGCCAACGAAAGGAGCCTGAATATTTTATCTAA
- a CDS encoding TetR/AcrR family transcriptional regulator, with product MGIAERRQREKEQRKTEIIDAAERLFFSRNYEDVSMEDIAREVELNKATIYLYFKNKEALYATIVLRGIGILKEKYTECMEKQVSGIVKVALMGQAYYQFSQEYPDYLRMIHFYGSERFSKENPCTAEIGKGYGTCRLILRDAIQEGIDDGTIRADLDPFLTSMYLMISFMGILSMENKWKLVIEVEGFSYEQFASEFFRFITPAISSDEKSHKMDVKDFASFGFYLTEPVAPEKKKRKES from the coding sequence ATGGGAATCGCCGAGAGAAGACAACGAGAAAAGGAACAGCGAAAAACCGAGATCATCGATGCAGCCGAGCGTCTCTTTTTTTCTCGAAATTATGAAGATGTTTCTATGGAAGACATCGCCCGCGAGGTCGAACTGAATAAGGCTACCATTTATCTATACTTTAAAAATAAAGAGGCACTTTACGCTACTATCGTACTCCGTGGTATCGGGATCCTGAAGGAAAAATACACGGAATGCATGGAGAAACAGGTGTCGGGTATTGTCAAGGTAGCCCTGATGGGCCAGGCTTATTACCAGTTTTCACAGGAATACCCCGATTATCTTCGAATGATCCATTTTTACGGTTCTGAGCGTTTTTCCAAAGAGAACCCGTGTACTGCAGAGATTGGAAAGGGATACGGTACCTGCCGTCTGATTCTGCGGGATGCGATCCAGGAGGGTATCGATGACGGTACAATCCGGGCCGATCTCGATCCGTTCCTGACATCGATGTACCTTATGATCTCCTTCATGGGTATTCTGTCAATGGAAAATAAATGGAAACTGGTGATCGAGGTTGAGGGGTTCAGCTACGAGCAGTTTGCCAGTGAGTTTTTCCGGTTCATCACTCCTGCTATCTCTTCCGATGAGAAATCCCACAAAATGGATGTCAAAGATTTCGCATCATTTGGATTCTATTTAACCGAACCTGTGGCACCTGAGAAGAAAAAGAGAAAAGAATCTTAA
- a CDS encoding tetratricopeptide repeat protein, which yields MNIVFRKGIRMIKKSIPNFLILLLVLASLGCISNDSDDDGYPDNIDAFPKDYNYHLDSDGDRCADEIDAFPNDVRYKVESDRLNSTNNPEELCQYGNELLEAKNYEQSIEYFDKSLSIKYNEKVLNRKSLALFHLHNYEETIECADEVLKNNENNTFALCMKAGSFSRLGDIDQANKYADMAIESDPSNLMLLELKDIIASENSVSENDFQDENDLTSKIKLDLNKMGYPNAQVKLFDQIKWIEIDIGKFESTTVASPSLEPQFEYIAERIGSSTYVYESGYDKVCVKWKVYWNIEGDGTIGTSAHGSNTGSVYYHVREAKITYY from the coding sequence ATGAACATTGTTTTTAGAAAAGGAATTCGTATGATTAAAAAAAGCATTCCAAATTTTCTTATTCTGCTGTTAGTACTTGCTTCTCTAGGATGCATCAGTAACGATAGTGATGATGACGGGTATCCAGACAATATAGATGCTTTTCCAAAAGATTATAATTATCATCTCGATTCCGATGGCGATAGATGTGCCGATGAAATAGATGCTTTCCCTAATGATGTGAGATATAAGGTTGAATCTGACAGGCTAAATAGTACAAATAATCCTGAGGAACTTTGCCAATATGGAAATGAACTCTTAGAAGCTAAAAACTATGAACAATCAATTGAGTATTTTGATAAATCTTTATCTATAAAATACAATGAAAAGGTTTTAAACCGGAAGTCATTGGCATTATTTCACCTCCATAATTATGAAGAAACTATCGAATGTGCCGATGAAGTTTTGAAAAACAACGAAAATAACACTTTTGCCTTATGCATGAAAGCAGGCTCTTTCTCGCGATTGGGAGACATTGATCAAGCAAATAAATATGCTGATATGGCTATTGAATCAGACCCCAGTAATCTAATGTTATTAGAACTTAAGGATATCATTGCTTCAGAGAATAGTGTTTCAGAGAATGACTTCCAAGATGAAAATGATCTAACATCAAAAATTAAACTTGACTTAAATAAGATGGGCTATCCAAATGCGCAAGTGAAATTATTTGATCAAATTAAATGGATTGAAATTGATATCGGTAAATTTGAGAGTACAACAGTTGCTTCGCCTAGTTTGGAGCCTCAGTTCGAGTATATTGCAGAAAGAATAGGTTCTTCAACGTACGTTTATGAAAGTGGTTATGATAAAGTTTGTGTAAAATGGAAAGTATATTGGAATATTGAAGGTGATGGTACAATTGGTACTTCAGCTCATGGGAGTAACACAGGCAGTGTATATTACCATGTAAGAGAAGCTAAAATTACATATTATTAA
- the nudC gene encoding NAD(+) diphosphatase encodes MTPTNRENPIYPKFITGIKPPADRTEKALWFIFRGRDILLKTHKNPGAIPRLLDINKEIGLPAVREQYLGVLEGTHCFSVELPADAEAPEGMEFVDLRQAYSEISERCFELVNKAVQVMEWDRTNQFCSRCGTKTLQKPGERGKECPECGELFYPRISPAIIVLIRNGSKILLARSPNFPPDMYSLIAGFIEPGESAEAAVSREVWEEVGIKVKNVTYFGTQAWPFPNSLMIGFTAEYNSGEIRPDGFEIEDAKWFSADELPFLPGKISISRKLIDHFLKEEGLEI; translated from the coding sequence ATGACCCCCACGAACAGAGAAAATCCCATTTATCCGAAATTTATCACAGGTATAAAACCTCCAGCCGACAGGACCGAAAAGGCTCTCTGGTTTATTTTCAGGGGGCGTGACATCCTTCTTAAAACTCATAAAAACCCTGGAGCAATTCCCAGGCTGCTTGATATTAATAAGGAGATCGGGCTTCCTGCGGTAAGAGAACAGTATCTTGGCGTGCTTGAGGGAACGCACTGCTTTTCTGTCGAGCTTCCTGCGGATGCAGAAGCACCTGAGGGGATGGAGTTTGTTGATCTCAGGCAGGCATATTCCGAGATAAGTGAAAGGTGCTTTGAACTTGTAAATAAAGCAGTGCAGGTAATGGAGTGGGACAGGACAAATCAGTTCTGCAGCAGGTGCGGGACAAAGACTCTGCAGAAGCCAGGAGAACGGGGAAAAGAATGCCCTGAATGCGGAGAACTCTTCTATCCAAGGATCTCACCTGCTATTATTGTGCTTATAAGAAACGGCAGCAAGATCCTGCTCGCAAGGTCTCCGAATTTCCCTCCAGACATGTACAGCCTGATAGCCGGCTTTATCGAGCCAGGAGAATCGGCTGAAGCTGCGGTTTCCAGAGAAGTCTGGGAGGAAGTAGGCATAAAAGTTAAAAACGTCACTTACTTCGGGACGCAGGCATGGCCTTTTCCTAATTCCCTCATGATCGGCTTTACCGCGGAATATAATTCCGGAGAAATTCGGCCCGACGGATTTGAGATTGAGGACGCAAAATGGTTTTCAGCAGACGAACTGCCTTTCCTGCCCGGAAAGATAAGCATTTCAAGGAAATTGATTGATCATTTCCTGAAAGAGGAAGGGCTGGAAATTTAA
- a CDS encoding ABC transporter substrate-binding protein, with translation MNRKSCISICIILAILLSGCIESSGETVNLGATSESENITIGVLLPLTGSLASIGEASQVALDVSSEDINGYFSGLGSGMNVKLVVKDTESDPETALEKLKELDEMGIKIIIGPQGSDEAQAVLDYANQNGIILLSTASTAPSLAIPDDNLFRLVPDDTNQGIVLARLMTNEGIGTVIPIYRNDVWGDGLADEVEKNFKALNGTVLKGIAYKPENANHSAEVEALNEKVMSATSEHASESVAVFLCSYGEATEIFALAQNYSALSEVKWYGTDGIALNKELINDNNAASFAAAVNVSAPMYGYLNDNKRSKAIELKIEEQLGRLPESYALAAYDALWIATYVYQDPISSDNDEIIKMAMTSNTDRYHGISGWTILNENGDRESWTYYIWTVTEENGSYQWEDYITASRWSDNQYIEFER, from the coding sequence ATGAACAGGAAATCATGTATTTCAATATGTATAATTCTGGCAATTCTTTTATCAGGCTGTATCGAATCCTCCGGAGAGACTGTGAATCTCGGGGCTACCAGTGAATCTGAGAATATAACCATAGGAGTACTTTTACCGCTTACAGGGAGCCTTGCCTCTATAGGGGAAGCAAGCCAGGTAGCACTTGATGTATCATCTGAGGATATCAATGGCTATTTCTCAGGGCTTGGTTCCGGAATGAATGTAAAATTAGTTGTAAAGGATACCGAAAGTGATCCTGAGACGGCTCTGGAAAAGCTCAAAGAACTTGATGAAATGGGAATAAAGATTATTATCGGTCCGCAGGGGAGCGATGAAGCGCAAGCTGTCCTGGATTATGCGAATCAGAATGGTATCATCCTTCTTAGTACTGCATCAACAGCTCCATCTTTAGCTATTCCTGACGATAACCTGTTCAGACTTGTACCTGACGACACCAACCAGGGAATTGTTCTGGCAAGACTGATGACAAATGAAGGGATCGGTACTGTAATCCCTATATACAGGAATGATGTATGGGGTGACGGACTCGCTGATGAGGTTGAAAAGAATTTTAAGGCTCTTAACGGCACAGTACTTAAGGGAATTGCGTATAAACCCGAAAATGCGAACCATTCAGCAGAAGTAGAGGCACTCAATGAAAAAGTAATGTCAGCCACTTCAGAACATGCTAGTGAATCAGTGGCTGTGTTTCTTTGTTCCTATGGAGAAGCAACAGAGATCTTTGCTTTAGCTCAGAACTATTCTGCCCTGTCAGAGGTCAAATGGTATGGTACTGACGGTATAGCACTGAACAAGGAACTGATCAACGATAATAACGCGGCCAGTTTTGCTGCAGCAGTCAATGTAAGTGCACCCATGTATGGATACCTAAACGATAATAAAAGATCTAAAGCGATTGAACTCAAGATTGAAGAGCAACTTGGAAGGCTTCCTGAATCTTATGCATTGGCCGCATATGACGCTCTCTGGATAGCTACATATGTTTATCAGGACCCCATTTCATCAGATAATGATGAAATTATAAAAATGGCAATGACTTCCAATACAGATAGATATCATGGAATTAGCGGATGGACGATACTTAATGAGAACGGGGACAGAGAATCCTGGACGTACTATATCTGGACAGTTACTGAAGAAAACGGAAGTTACCAGTGGGAAGATTATATAACAGCTTCGAGGTGGAGCGATAATCAATATATCGAATTCGAGCGATAA
- a CDS encoding HemK2/MTQ2 family protein methyltransferase, translating to MVEIEYRNTRVKLGPLDFVYEPAEDSFLLADAALEEAEPGMRVLEIGAGSGFVSAVLRANIKGIRVFATEINPHAALCAKANGVEVIRTDLFKCIKPGNRGVFFDLILFNPPYLPTSEDEKVPGWLNYAFDGGISGRETLDRFLDEVRDYLSPGGKILVLISSITGLEAVKDKMEKLGFEVDVVLKKKVSFEKLMVVRGKLL from the coding sequence ATGGTTGAAATAGAATATAGAAATACCCGGGTCAAACTCGGACCCTTAGACTTTGTTTACGAGCCAGCAGAAGATTCCTTTTTGCTCGCCGATGCTGCCCTCGAAGAGGCAGAACCAGGCATGCGCGTCCTTGAGATAGGAGCAGGTTCGGGTTTCGTATCTGCCGTTCTCAGGGCAAATATTAAAGGCATCCGTGTCTTTGCAACTGAAATCAACCCTCACGCCGCCCTCTGTGCAAAAGCAAACGGGGTTGAAGTAATCCGTACCGACCTTTTCAAATGTATAAAACCAGGAAACAGGGGAGTTTTTTTTGACCTTATTCTGTTTAATCCGCCTTATCTTCCCACTTCCGAAGACGAAAAAGTCCCTGGATGGCTTAACTACGCTTTTGACGGCGGGATAAGCGGGCGGGAGACTCTCGACCGTTTTTTGGATGAGGTCAGAGACTACTTGAGTCCCGGAGGGAAAATTCTGGTGTTAATCTCTTCGATAACCGGGCTTGAAGCTGTGAAGGATAAGATGGAAAAACTGGGATTCGAGGTCGACGTTGTGCTGAAGAAAAAAGTTTCATTTGAGAAATTAATGGTGGTGAGAGGAAAACTCCTGTAA
- the rsmA gene encoding 16S rRNA (adenine(1518)-N(6)/adenine(1519)-N(6))-dimethyltransferase RsmA, with translation MQEVSALVRSILKKYNIKGGTFDQHFLIDTGYLDRIVAAAELSPQDTVLEIGAGIGNLTERLTRRAKKVIAVELDPALISVLHDRFDTVENIEIIEGDALKVRFPEFDKVVSNLPYSISSEITFKLLHHKFKLGILMYQYEFAARMVSPPGCKDYSRLTVDTYYFADASILMKVPKGAFQPAPEVDSAVVKLVPRPAPFEVRDEAFFLEFVAAVFSQRRKKLRNSILNTNYMLKIPDVKEVVNQLPEGFMSKRAENLTPEELACVANMIFDLKSR, from the coding sequence ATTCAGGAGGTTTCAGCCCTGGTTCGTTCTATTCTTAAAAAATACAATATAAAAGGAGGCACTTTTGATCAGCACTTCCTTATTGACACCGGCTACCTGGACAGGATAGTTGCTGCCGCTGAACTGAGCCCTCAGGATACGGTTCTCGAAATAGGTGCGGGAATCGGAAACCTTACCGAAAGGCTTACAAGAAGAGCAAAAAAGGTAATTGCGGTCGAACTTGATCCTGCCCTTATTTCAGTCCTGCATGACCGTTTTGATACTGTCGAGAACATAGAGATTATAGAAGGCGATGCTCTTAAAGTCAGATTCCCGGAGTTTGATAAGGTTGTCTCAAACCTCCCCTACTCAATTTCTTCGGAAATCACCTTTAAGCTCCTGCACCATAAATTCAAACTCGGAATTCTCATGTACCAGTACGAGTTTGCAGCCCGCATGGTCTCTCCTCCGGGCTGTAAAGATTATTCTCGCCTCACGGTTGATACCTATTATTTTGCTGATGCCTCTATCCTCATGAAAGTCCCAAAAGGAGCCTTTCAGCCAGCCCCTGAGGTCGATTCTGCAGTTGTCAAACTGGTTCCCCGCCCTGCTCCTTTCGAGGTCCGCGATGAAGCCTTTTTCCTTGAGTTTGTAGCTGCAGTTTTCAGCCAGCGCCGGAAAAAGCTCAGGAACTCAATCCTGAACACCAATTATATGCTCAAAATCCCGGACGTTAAAGAGGTTGTAAACCAGCTCCCTGAAGGTTTTATGAGCAAAAGAGCCGAGAACCTCACTCCTGAAGAGCTTGCTTGTGTTGCAAACATGATTTTTGACCTTAAATCCCGATAA
- a CDS encoding DUF655 domain-containing protein, with the protein MKVEKSQSGRPYTGRSSAEKPSSGGRRPAGKPQFERQSERAPRSSGKPTEGSQDREEYVWVLDYLPYGKSVDGKSAYQKKPLVQAIGDKKFTLMELVPKNGVIPDIQSRVYIGPGDRNEIDHVKQRIGYSDLTTGANLELPFILEAVVRHKEERFVKFFNDAHSITTRLHMLELLPGIGKKLMWSIIDERKKGDFKSFQDIRERIPSLHDPAKVISHRIEEELKDDFIKYRLFTTPPRRQKPE; encoded by the coding sequence ATGAAAGTAGAGAAGTCGCAATCAGGTAGACCGTACACTGGCAGATCCTCTGCCGAAAAACCTTCTTCTGGCGGCAGGCGTCCGGCAGGCAAACCGCAATTTGAAAGGCAATCAGAAAGAGCTCCGCGCTCATCCGGAAAACCCACAGAAGGTTCACAGGACAGAGAGGAATACGTATGGGTGCTCGATTATCTTCCCTACGGGAAATCCGTTGATGGAAAGTCAGCATACCAGAAAAAACCTCTTGTGCAGGCTATAGGGGATAAAAAATTCACTCTTATGGAACTTGTTCCAAAAAATGGGGTAATTCCTGATATCCAGTCAAGGGTTTATATCGGGCCCGGAGACAGGAATGAAATAGACCATGTAAAGCAGAGGATAGGCTATTCTGACCTTACTACCGGAGCAAACCTCGAATTACCCTTCATCCTTGAAGCTGTTGTCAGGCACAAAGAAGAAAGGTTTGTAAAGTTCTTCAACGATGCCCATTCCATTACAACCCGCCTGCACATGCTTGAACTCCTTCCCGGTATAGGCAAAAAACTCATGTGGTCTATTATTGATGAACGCAAGAAAGGAGACTTTAAGAGTTTTCAGGATATCCGCGAAAGGATTCCAAGTCTCCACGACCCTGCTAAAGTTATCTCTCACAGGATCGAAGAAGAACTCAAGGACGACTTCATCAAGTACAGGCTGTTCACTACCCCTCCTCGCCGCCAGAAACCCGAGTGA